A stretch of the bacterium genome encodes the following:
- a CDS encoding SDR family oxidoreductase: MSTYFISGINKGIGLALAAKLLSQGHRVLGTYRTLSPALSELKKNHATLSIFKMDVNDETSIEKVKKEIQVIDVLINNAGVLTEYNVGLEELSLAEVQKTFEVNVLGTMRVTRAFLPLLQRSGHPKIITISSKVGSIADNTSGFAYGYRMSKTALNMFNKSLSIEFSKITCVVLHPGWVQTDMGGMNAPTTPQESASGLAQVIESLSLRDTGKFFDFRGETIPW; encoded by the coding sequence GTGAGTACCTATTTTATCAGCGGAATCAACAAGGGAATTGGTTTGGCACTGGCAGCTAAGCTGTTATCTCAAGGTCATCGAGTTTTGGGCACGTATCGTACACTCTCTCCCGCACTAAGCGAGCTTAAAAAAAATCACGCCACTCTTTCTATATTTAAGATGGATGTGAATGATGAAACGAGTATAGAAAAAGTAAAAAAAGAAATTCAGGTGATTGATGTGCTCATCAACAATGCCGGCGTGCTTACCGAATATAATGTGGGCTTAGAAGAACTCTCTCTTGCCGAAGTACAAAAAACTTTTGAAGTGAATGTACTGGGAACTATGCGTGTGACGCGTGCTTTCTTACCGTTATTACAGCGTTCTGGCCATCCTAAAATTATCACAATTTCCAGCAAGGTGGGTTCAATTGCCGATAACACGAGTGGTTTTGCTTATGGATATAGAATGTCTAAAACAGCCCTCAATATGTTTAATAAATCACTTTCTATCGAATTTTCTAAAATCACCTGTGTGGTGCTTCATCCGGGTTGGGTGCAAACCGATATGGGTGGTATGAATGCGCCCACCACGCCGCAGGAATCGGCAAGTGGTTTAGCTCAAGTAATAGAGAGTTTGTCGCTTCGTGATACAGGAAAATTTTTTGATTTTAGAGGAGAAACTATTCCTTGGTAG
- a CDS encoding type II toxin-antitoxin system VapB family antitoxin: MNIPSKLLKEAVKASGSTTKTEAVVLGLKELIHKKNIQNILLLKGSGKLGLTQKQLSKMRAR, from the coding sequence ATGAACATTCCTTCCAAATTGCTTAAAGAAGCCGTTAAGGCCAGTGGTTCCACCACAAAAACCGAAGCTGTTGTTTTAGGACTAAAGGAACTTATTCATAAAAAAAATATTCAAAACATCCTCTTACTTAAGGGCAGCGGTAAATTGGGGCTTACTCAAAAACAGTTGTCAAAAATGAGAGCCCGCTAA
- a CDS encoding PIN domain-containing protein: MILVDTSVWISFFSTKKSKEQEHFAELMEQQKIASCLPIKTELLSGNINESTQRIIHLVFKGLPMLDLNWSKESTWDSLAEIAQMAYQKKHHPPGIVDRMIILCAQENKTLVWTLDKKLLALLNMIKLSYSPESP; encoded by the coding sequence ATGATTTTAGTTGATACATCAGTGTGGATTTCTTTCTTTTCAACAAAAAAAAGCAAGGAACAAGAACACTTTGCAGAATTGATGGAACAGCAAAAAATTGCTTCGTGTTTGCCCATTAAAACCGAACTGTTATCGGGCAATATTAATGAATCCACACAACGCATCATTCACTTGGTTTTTAAAGGTTTGCCCATGCTCGATTTAAATTGGAGCAAAGAATCGACGTGGGATTCTTTGGCTGAAATAGCGCAAATGGCCTATCAAAAAAAACATCATCCTCCGGGCATTGTAGACCGTATGATTATTTTATGTGCCCAAGAAAATAAAACCCTTGTATGGACTCTTGATAAAAAATTACTAGCTCTCTTGAATATGATCAAGCTTTCCTACAGCCCCGAGTCTCCCTAA
- a CDS encoding MEKHLA domain-containing protein — MDHPALNPLLAPHLTQLVSSYQHYTGQELVSSCLKGQELVDFLFNAPFILLSHNTQPDPLLNYGNKKALELWEMTWDEFIQTPSRVTAEPPIQSEREILLRRVKMQGFIDNYAGIRISKTKKRFCITQATVWNIVDQNQVYQGQAACFSHWQYV; from the coding sequence ATGGATCATCCGGCTTTAAACCCTCTTTTGGCTCCGCATCTTACTCAACTCGTCAGTAGCTACCAGCACTACACGGGCCAAGAGCTGGTTTCTTCTTGCTTAAAAGGACAAGAACTTGTCGATTTTCTTTTTAACGCCCCCTTTATTCTTTTATCGCACAACACCCAACCCGATCCTCTTTTAAATTACGGCAACAAAAAAGCTTTGGAGCTTTGGGAGATGACTTGGGACGAATTTATTCAAACACCCTCGCGCGTAACCGCCGAACCCCCCATCCAAAGCGAACGGGAAATCTTGCTGCGGCGCGTTAAAATGCAGGGTTTTATCGATAACTATGCCGGTATCCGCATCTCCAAAACAAAAAAACGTTTTTGCATCACCCAGGCCACGGTGTGGAATATTGTGGACCAAAACCAGGTGTATCAAGGGCAAGCGGCTTGTTTTAGCCATTGGCAATACGTGTAG
- a CDS encoding 2-oxoglutarate dehydrogenase E1 component: MNDGGLKKRSTPSYLNPLNVQYIEEIAEEYKKSPQNVDESWRYFFEGMALSQAQTLAKNNTSPVSDFDFELKVIELIQNYREMGYLIADVNPLNRGIKTHPLLALSRFGLTEADLNRTTKSGHMLGMPTTTLKAVIETLTKLYCSPASVEYGHIEDPESRLWIQKRVESQFLLEPLNTEEKIRALHMLAKAEVFETFLHKRFVGQKRFSVEGTDIIIPMLDYLIDQASKRKTDEVLIGMAHRGRLNVLANTFNKDPRLLLAEFAGKLKVALGAGDVKYHMGFSQNTLTPSGNQVHLSLMPNPSHLEAVNPVLMGVARSKQKLKGDTARTRTLPVLIHGDASFAGQGSIYEVLNLSELKGYTVGGTIHIILNNQVGFTTDPSEARSTPNSTDVAKMLEIPILRVNADEPDAALRCMLMALEFRNTFKRDVVIDVLGYRRYGHNEADEPGFTQPLMYEQIKSHPRPRELYAQRLIHNKIITEEEVQKYMTELDEGLDSALAESQKATFQHPMQSFGDRWKDLERPTKDNIFLPSKTGVNKEALLDLATEFLTIPSTVNVHPKVQKIYEDRKLMAEGKKEIDWGMAEMLTYASLIKEGYSVRLAGQDVERGTFSHRHSVLADIKTGKKYSPLNHLTDVDADFDVVNSPLSEYAALGFEFGQSLSNPEKLSIWEAQFGDFANGAQIIIDQFITSSAVKWRRYSGLVMQLPHGYEGQGPEHSSARPERYLMACAKNNIQVMNLTTPVQLFHALRRQMHRKYRLPLIIFTPKSLLRHPRVHSPLEDFKNKHFYEVLDDAMDMAAKENVKKIVLCSGKIYYDLLAKKEELNNETVALIRLEQLYPFPKEILINIMAGYKNATEIIWCQEEPKNMGPWGFVYMRMRHSLNHRKMYYVGRKSQASPADGYMHLHLQEQKRIVTTVFED, encoded by the coding sequence ATGAATGACGGGGGTCTTAAAAAACGGTCAACACCGAGCTATCTTAATCCTCTCAATGTTCAATACATTGAAGAAATTGCCGAGGAATATAAAAAATCACCGCAAAATGTGGACGAAAGCTGGCGCTATTTTTTTGAAGGCATGGCTCTGTCTCAGGCTCAAACCCTGGCCAAAAACAATACCTCTCCTGTTTCCGATTTTGATTTCGAACTAAAAGTTATTGAACTGATACAAAATTACCGCGAAATGGGTTACCTCATTGCCGATGTTAATCCCTTAAACCGAGGCATTAAAACGCATCCCCTGCTTGCCCTTTCGCGCTTTGGCTTAACCGAAGCCGATTTAAACCGTACCACCAAAAGCGGGCATATGCTGGGCATGCCTACCACCACCTTAAAAGCCGTTATTGAAACACTCACCAAACTGTATTGCTCGCCGGCTTCTGTAGAATACGGCCATATTGAAGATCCCGAAAGCCGTTTATGGATTCAAAAGCGTGTCGAATCGCAATTTTTACTGGAACCGCTTAACACCGAAGAAAAAATTAGAGCGCTGCACATGTTGGCCAAAGCCGAAGTGTTTGAAACATTTTTGCACAAACGCTTTGTGGGCCAAAAACGTTTTTCCGTAGAAGGCACCGATATCATTATCCCCATGCTTGATTACTTGATTGATCAGGCCAGCAAAAGAAAAACAGATGAAGTGTTGATTGGTATGGCACATCGTGGCCGTTTAAATGTACTGGCCAATACTTTTAATAAAGACCCGCGCCTCTTACTTGCCGAATTTGCCGGTAAATTAAAAGTAGCCTTAGGTGCTGGCGACGTAAAATACCACATGGGTTTTTCGCAAAACACCTTAACTCCCAGTGGAAACCAGGTGCATTTATCATTAATGCCTAACCCCAGCCATTTAGAAGCTGTTAATCCGGTACTCATGGGTGTGGCTCGCTCCAAGCAAAAATTAAAAGGCGATACTGCACGCACCCGTACACTCCCTGTTTTGATTCATGGCGATGCCTCGTTTGCCGGCCAAGGTTCTATTTACGAAGTTTTAAATTTATCGGAATTAAAAGGTTATACCGTGGGCGGTACCATTCATATTATTTTAAACAACCAGGTTGGTTTTACTACCGATCCGTCCGAAGCCCGTTCTACACCTAATTCTACCGATGTTGCCAAAATGTTGGAAATTCCCATTTTGCGCGTCAATGCCGACGAACCCGACGCGGCTTTGCGTTGCATGCTCATGGCTTTGGAATTCCGCAATACTTTTAAACGTGATGTAGTAATAGACGTGTTGGGCTACCGCCGTTATGGGCACAACGAAGCCGATGAACCGGGGTTTACCCAACCGCTCATGTACGAACAAATTAAATCGCATCCCCGCCCTCGCGAATTGTATGCGCAACGTCTTATTCACAATAAAATTATTACCGAAGAAGAAGTACAAAAATACATGACGGAATTGGATGAAGGGCTTGATAGCGCTTTGGCCGAATCACAAAAAGCCACCTTTCAGCATCCCATGCAAAGTTTTGGCGACCGCTGGAAAGATTTGGAACGCCCTACCAAAGACAATATTTTTCTACCCAGTAAAACGGGTGTAAATAAAGAAGCACTGCTCGATTTAGCCACCGAATTTTTAACCATTCCTTCCACCGTAAATGTGCACCCCAAAGTGCAAAAAATTTATGAAGACCGCAAATTGATGGCTGAAGGAAAAAAAGAAATTGATTGGGGCATGGCCGAAATGCTCACCTATGCCAGCCTTATTAAAGAAGGCTATTCTGTGCGTTTGGCCGGGCAAGACGTAGAACGCGGCACCTTTTCTCACCGTCATTCGGTATTAGCCGACATTAAAACTGGCAAAAAATATTCGCCTCTTAATCATTTAACCGATGTAGACGCCGATTTTGATGTGGTCAATTCGCCTTTATCGGAATACGCTGCACTTGGTTTTGAATTTGGCCAGTCACTTTCTAACCCCGAAAAATTATCTATTTGGGAAGCGCAATTTGGCGATTTTGCCAACGGCGCACAAATTATTATCGACCAATTTATTACCAGCTCGGCCGTTAAATGGCGCCGCTACAGCGGTTTGGTAATGCAATTGCCACATGGCTACGAGGGCCAGGGCCCCGAACATTCTTCCGCCCGTCCCGAACGTTATCTTATGGCCTGTGCTAAAAATAATATTCAGGTGATGAACTTAACAACACCGGTACAACTTTTTCATGCGCTCCGTCGCCAAATGCACCGTAAATACCGTTTGCCTCTCATCATCTTTACACCCAAAAGTTTACTGCGCCACCCACGCGTTCATTCACCGCTGGAAGATTTTAAAAATAAACATTTTTATGAAGTATTAGACGATGCCATGGATATGGCTGCTAAAGAAAATGTGAAAAAAATTGTATTATGCAGCGGTAAAATTTATTACGACCTGCTCGCTAAAAAAGAAGAATTAAATAACGAAACCGTAGCCCTTATTCGTTTAGAGCAACTTTATCCTTTTCCCAAAGAAATTTTAATCAACATTATGGCTGGCTATAAAAATGCCACCGAAATTATCTGGTGCCAGGAAGAACCCAAAAATATGGGCCCTTGGGGCTTTGTATATATGCGTATGCGCCATAGCTTAAATCATCGTAAAATGTATTATGTGGGTCGCAAATCGCAAGCCAGCCCGGCCGATGGTTATATGCATTTACACTTGCAGGAGCAAAAAAGAATTGTAACAACTGTGTTTGAAGATTAA
- the odhB gene encoding 2-oxoglutarate dehydrogenase complex dihydrolipoyllysine-residue succinyltransferase, whose protein sequence is MKYEVKVPSAGESITEIFIGGWRVANGQQVKKDEILVDLESQKATFELQAERAGKIEILVGEAQAKVGIGDVIAYIHDDQTGDAPAPKAKAEAKPAPAPAAKKETVAMPSAQKMAAEKNVDLSSVAGTGKDGRILKEDVAKASSQPAAAPAAQASSTPAPKVEYAIDSARGEVKRPATRIRRQIAENLVASQHTAAILTTFNEVDMTALLEFRKKNKDKLKEKHGTAPGIVGFFAMACVKALKEYPLVNATYTGEDIITRDFVDLSIAVSTERGLVVPVIKDIDKMNLMQFEKKLADVSERAKARKLSIPEMTGGTFTISNGGVFGSLLSTPILNMPQAGILGLHKTQERPVVVDGQIVIRPIMYVALSYDHRIIDGREAVLFLVKVKECIESMDIPVE, encoded by the coding sequence ATGAAATACGAAGTGAAAGTTCCATCCGCTGGCGAATCGATAACCGAAATCTTTATTGGGGGCTGGCGTGTAGCCAATGGCCAGCAAGTAAAAAAGGATGAGATTTTAGTTGATCTTGAATCACAAAAAGCAACCTTTGAACTCCAGGCCGAACGGGCCGGTAAAATTGAAATTTTAGTGGGCGAAGCTCAGGCTAAAGTAGGTATTGGCGATGTGATTGCTTATATTCATGATGACCAAACAGGCGATGCCCCCGCTCCAAAAGCTAAAGCCGAAGCAAAACCTGCACCAGCACCTGCGGCTAAAAAAGAAACGGTCGCGATGCCATCTGCACAAAAAATGGCCGCCGAAAAGAATGTAGATTTATCGTCTGTTGCAGGCACCGGTAAAGATGGAAGAATTTTAAAAGAGGATGTGGCTAAAGCCAGCTCTCAACCGGCAGCCGCTCCAGCAGCGCAAGCTTCCAGTACACCGGCCCCTAAAGTGGAATATGCTATCGACTCCGCCAGAGGCGAAGTAAAACGCCCGGCGACTAGAATCCGTCGTCAAATCGCCGAAAACCTCGTCGCTTCGCAACACACCGCCGCTATTCTCACCACTTTCAACGAAGTAGACATGACGGCACTTTTGGAATTCCGTAAAAAGAACAAAGATAAATTAAAAGAAAAACACGGCACAGCCCCCGGCATTGTAGGTTTTTTTGCCATGGCTTGTGTAAAAGCCTTAAAAGAATATCCGCTCGTGAATGCCACCTACACCGGTGAAGATATCATCACGCGCGACTTTGTAGATTTATCCATCGCAGTCAGCACCGAACGTGGCCTTGTTGTGCCGGTTATTAAAGACATCGATAAAATGAATTTAATGCAGTTTGAAAAGAAACTGGCCGATGTATCGGAACGCGCCAAAGCCCGCAAGCTATCTATACCCGAAATGACGGGCGGTACCTTTACCATCAGCAACGGCGGTGTTTTTGGTTCTTTGTTATCAACACCTATTCTCAATATGCCACAAGCCGGTATTTTAGGTTTACATAAAACCCAGGAACGCCCGGTGGTGGTCGACGGTCAAATTGTCATCCGTCCCATTATGTATGTGGCTCTCTCGTACGATCATCGCATCATCGATGGACGCGAAGCGGTTTTGTTTTTAGTAAAAGTGAAGGAATGCATCGAATCGATGGATATTCCTGTTGAATAG
- the lpdA gene encoding dihydrolipoyl dehydrogenase, producing the protein MVNGKEGSCYPPSTIHHSLLPMYDILVIGSGPGGYVAAIRAAQLGFKVACVEKDKTLGGTCLNVGCIPSKALLESSELYHQTQHELEQHGIEVGKTSLNWDKMLERKSTIVKQLTGGIAMLFKKNKIDSFVGTATFNADKTVTVGSEKLSAKHIIIATGSVPSSIPGLEVNQETVLDSTGALALKKVPGKMIVIGAGAIGLEMGSVYARLGTEITVVEALDKIVPSMDGEVGKAFLRVLQKQNMKFMLSTKVGKATLGKKGVTLSITNDKNEASELTADCVLVAIGRKANTEGLGLDAVGIKKDERGRITVNKNFETNVPGIYAIGDVIAGPMLAHKASEEGVVCVEMIAGQKPHINYDVVPAIVYTHPEVASVGLTEEEAVAKGIEIKKAKFLFMANGRALALGTKEGFVKLIADKNTDRLLGAHIMGPRASDLIAELALAIEFKASAEDVARTIHAHPTLAEVTKEAALGLGSGAIHS; encoded by the coding sequence ATGGTGAATGGTAAAGAAGGTTCTTGCTATCCACCATCCACCATCCACCATTCACTTCTCCCCATGTACGATATTTTGGTTATTGGTTCGGGCCCTGGTGGCTATGTTGCCGCTATCCGTGCTGCTCAATTGGGTTTTAAAGTAGCTTGCGTTGAAAAAGATAAAACCTTAGGCGGCACTTGCTTAAACGTAGGCTGCATCCCATCAAAAGCACTGCTTGAATCCTCTGAACTCTATCATCAAACCCAGCACGAATTAGAACAACATGGCATTGAAGTAGGCAAAACTTCTCTTAACTGGGATAAAATGCTGGAAAGAAAAAGCACCATCGTCAAACAACTCACTGGCGGCATCGCCATGCTCTTTAAAAAGAACAAGATTGATTCGTTTGTGGGCACAGCTACTTTTAATGCCGATAAAACAGTTACCGTTGGCTCCGAAAAACTCTCTGCCAAACATATTATTATTGCAACCGGCTCCGTTCCCTCTTCCATCCCGGGCTTAGAGGTGAATCAAGAAACCGTTCTCGATTCCACCGGTGCCCTGGCTCTTAAAAAAGTACCTGGCAAAATGATTGTGATTGGTGCGGGTGCCATTGGGCTTGAAATGGGATCGGTGTATGCCCGTTTAGGAACCGAAATTACCGTGGTTGAAGCGCTCGATAAAATTGTTCCCAGCATGGATGGCGAAGTAGGCAAAGCGTTTTTACGAGTACTGCAAAAACAAAACATGAAATTTATGCTCTCCACCAAAGTAGGCAAAGCCACCTTGGGCAAAAAAGGTGTCACCTTAAGTATTACGAACGATAAAAACGAGGCCTCTGAGTTAACCGCCGATTGCGTACTGGTGGCTATTGGCCGCAAAGCTAATACCGAAGGTTTGGGGCTAGATGCTGTGGGCATTAAAAAAGATGAACGCGGCCGTATTACTGTTAATAAAAATTTTGAAACCAATGTCCCGGGCATTTATGCCATTGGTGACGTGATTGCCGGTCCCATGTTGGCGCACAAAGCCTCTGAAGAAGGTGTAGTGTGTGTGGAAATGATCGCCGGACAAAAACCGCATATCAATTACGATGTGGTGCCCGCCATTGTGTACACACATCCCGAAGTAGCAAGCGTAGGTTTAACCGAAGAAGAAGCTGTAGCCAAAGGAATTGAAATTAAAAAAGCCAAATTTCTTTTTATGGCTAACGGCCGCGCACTGGCTTTAGGCACCAAAGAAGGTTTTGTAAAACTCATTGCCGATAAAAATACCGATCGTTTGCTGGGCGCCCACATCATGGGCCCACGTGCGTCTGACTTGATTGCCGAATTAGCTTTAGCGATTGAATTTAAAGCCTCGGCCGAAGACGTAGCCCGCACTATCCATGCGCATCCGACACTGGCAGAAGTAACAAAAGAAGCAGCTTTGGGGTTGGGTAGTGGTGCCATTCATTCGTAG
- a CDS encoding DUF1275 domain-containing protein has translation MFKHDLKSNQYKKVYFNASLLSILAGCVNAGGFMASGRFVTHVTGFATWFGMDLIQNKWLAAFGTLSVPLFFLLGTMLSAFLVDRRILMGKKPAYTLVMVLITLCLLTVAIEGYFNFFGIFGGEVNIKQHYVLLILLCGASGLQNAAITTFYGAQVRTTHLTGITTDLGIGLVRLFSPQPDIEKHQGEIRANILRLLVIVSFVMGSIAGAYLFLKLQYLGFLIPALLSAYAAFESKLKN, from the coding sequence ATGTTCAAACACGATCTCAAAAGTAACCAATACAAAAAAGTCTATTTTAATGCGTCGCTCTTAAGTATTTTGGCCGGTTGTGTAAATGCCGGTGGTTTTATGGCGAGCGGCCGTTTTGTAACGCATGTCACCGGTTTTGCCACCTGGTTTGGCATGGATCTTATTCAAAACAAGTGGCTGGCTGCGTTTGGTACTTTATCGGTACCTCTCTTCTTTTTGCTGGGGACTATGCTCTCGGCTTTTTTGGTGGATCGCCGTATTTTGATGGGTAAAAAACCCGCCTACACGCTGGTGATGGTTTTAATCACACTGTGTTTATTGACTGTAGCTATAGAAGGTTACTTTAATTTTTTTGGTATTTTTGGTGGCGAGGTTAATATTAAGCAGCATTATGTGCTGCTTATTTTATTGTGTGGAGCCAGTGGCTTACAAAATGCAGCTATTACTACTTTTTACGGGGCTCAGGTGCGCACCACCCATTTAACAGGCATCACAACCGATTTAGGTATTGGTTTGGTGCGTCTCTTTTCGCCGCAGCCTGATATTGAAAAACATCAGGGTGAAATACGGGCCAATATTTTGCGTCTTCTTGTTATAGTGTCTTTTGTAATGGGATCTATTGCGGGAGCGTATTTATTCTTAAAACTTCAGTATCTTGGTTTTTTAATTCCCGCTTTACTTTCGGCTTATGCCGCTTTTGAATCGAAATTAAAAAATTAA
- the can gene encoding carbonate dehydratase: MKELKALFDNNKKWVKAHLEQDAGFFKKLAKQQTPVYLWIGCADSRMPPNEIVGLNPGELFVHRNVANVVLHTDMNCLSVIQYAVEALKVRHIIVCGHYGCGGVKAAMGNKQMGLIDNWLRHIKDIYFLHREELQKIKNPTQRYHRLAELNVREQVLNVCYTRFVQNAWDRKQKLTVHGWIYDIADGFIKDLGLCINSKKQIEQLYRLQPR; encoded by the coding sequence ATGAAAGAACTTAAAGCTCTCTTCGACAATAATAAAAAATGGGTTAAAGCGCATTTGGAACAAGATGCCGGTTTTTTTAAAAAACTCGCCAAGCAACAAACCCCTGTTTACTTATGGATTGGTTGTGCCGATAGCCGCATGCCACCCAACGAAATTGTGGGTTTAAACCCAGGCGAGCTTTTTGTGCATCGTAACGTAGCCAATGTGGTGTTGCATACCGATATGAATTGCTTATCGGTTATTCAATATGCCGTAGAGGCCTTAAAAGTACGTCATATTATTGTATGTGGTCACTATGGTTGTGGGGGTGTTAAGGCTGCCATGGGCAACAAACAAATGGGGCTTATCGATAACTGGTTGCGCCATATTAAAGATATTTATTTTTTACACCGCGAAGAACTTCAAAAAATTAAAAACCCTACCCAGCGTTACCATCGCTTGGCCGAGCTTAACGTGCGCGAGCAGGTCTTAAACGTGTGTTATACGCGTTTTGTACAAAATGCTTGGGATCGTAAGCAAAAGTTAACGGTTCATGGCTGGATTTACGATATTGCCGATGGGTTTATTAAAGATTTGGGGCTGTGTATTAATTCCAAAAAGCAGATTGAACAGCTGTATCGCTTGCAGCCCCGATAA
- the aat gene encoding leucyl/phenylalanyl-tRNA--protein transferase, which translates to MIKAFPPIETADEDGVLAIGGDLEIPSLLLAYTSGIFPWPQSSRTLLWFAPPQRGILDFNDFHIPSRLKRDLKKCPYTFYVNRNFKGVIEACRAAKNRKGQNGTWITKAMSDAYVALYNAGYAMSFEAYDAHDTLAGGLYGVKIKKYFAGESMFYTKTNASKFALVNAVAHLKNEGLTWIDTQMVTPLVASFGGRLISRGEFMKKLEKIVK; encoded by the coding sequence ATGATCAAAGCCTTTCCTCCCATAGAAACTGCCGATGAAGACGGTGTTTTGGCCATCGGCGGCGATCTAGAAATTCCCTCGCTCCTCTTGGCTTACACCTCGGGCATCTTTCCTTGGCCGCAAAGCAGCCGTACACTCCTGTGGTTTGCCCCACCCCAGAGGGGAATTTTGGATTTTAACGATTTTCATATCCCCTCCCGTCTTAAGCGCGATTTAAAGAAATGCCCCTATACCTTTTATGTAAACCGCAACTTTAAAGGTGTTATCGAGGCCTGCCGCGCCGCTAAAAACCGTAAAGGCCAAAACGGCACCTGGATTACTAAGGCCATGTCAGACGCCTACGTCGCCCTCTACAACGCAGGATATGCTATGAGTTTTGAGGCTTACGATGCCCATGATACACTTGCGGGCGGGCTGTATGGGGTTAAAATAAAAAAGTATTTTGCCGGCGAAAGCATGTTTTACACTAAAACAAACGCCTCTAAGTTTGCCTTGGTAAACGCCGTGGCCCATCTAAAAAATGAAGGCCTTACCTGGATAGACACACAAATGGTAACGCCTCTTGTTGCCAGCTTTGGCGGAAGGCTCATTTCACGAGGGGAATTTATGAAAAAACTGGAAAAAATCGTAAAATAG
- the orn gene encoding oligoribonuclease, which yields MKKFFWIDMEMTGLDEKKDSILEVAAVVTDVDFNVLETYDTVVFQTPEVVNGMNDWCKEHHGKSGLTARIPSGKKLDVVEKEIVTFLDKHFPTKDKVPLCGNSVGNDKRFIDEYMKKFSSRLHYRIIDVSSFKEIFREKYKVNIEKESKHRALDDIFESIKELKTYLSYVKIDKNGG from the coding sequence ATGAAAAAATTCTTTTGGATAGACATGGAGATGACTGGGCTTGATGAAAAGAAAGATTCCATTCTTGAAGTAGCTGCCGTTGTCACCGATGTCGATTTTAATGTTTTAGAAACTTACGACACCGTTGTTTTTCAAACACCCGAAGTGGTAAACGGGATGAACGATTGGTGCAAAGAGCATCACGGCAAAAGCGGGCTTACAGCAAGAATACCCAGTGGTAAAAAACTGGATGTGGTTGAAAAAGAAATTGTTACTTTTTTAGATAAACACTTCCCTACCAAAGACAAAGTTCCTCTCTGTGGCAATTCGGTAGGCAACGATAAACGTTTTATAGATGAGTACATGAAAAAATTCTCCAGCCGCTTGCATTACCGCATTATTGATGTGAGTTCGTTTAAAGAAATTTTTAGAGAAAAATACAAAGTAAATATCGAAAAAGAATCTAAACACCGTGCCTTGGACGATATTTTTGAATCCATCAAAGAATTAAAGACTTATTTGTCTTATGTAAAAATTGATAAGAACGGTGGATAG
- a CDS encoding alpha/beta hydrolase fold domain-containing protein, translating to MTKTIQQGLMAGLEALVIEGQAKGEVIVFFHGYGADMHDLAPLGQVLKVPDQVTWVFPNGPLLVPIGPHMQGHAWFPIDEDALMKAMATGTHRDLSQITPPGFEDAYKVASKMISEMHVPPEKLILGGFSQGAMMATALALRMKENIKGLILLSGTLLSENEWTSLAKNHKDLSFFMSHGKSDPLLDFKAAQKLEKILQDGGLKGHLIAFDGEHEIPENVLRKLQEFLNHLFTSKSNPPLAPPLI from the coding sequence ATGACAAAAACCATACAACAAGGACTTATGGCAGGGCTTGAAGCCCTTGTGATTGAAGGGCAAGCGAAGGGCGAAGTTATTGTTTTCTTTCATGGTTATGGCGCCGACATGCATGATTTGGCGCCTCTAGGCCAGGTGCTAAAAGTGCCCGATCAAGTCACCTGGGTTTTTCCGAATGGGCCACTCCTCGTCCCCATTGGCCCGCATATGCAAGGCCATGCCTGGTTTCCTATTGATGAGGATGCGCTCATGAAAGCCATGGCTACCGGCACGCATCGTGATTTATCACAAATCACGCCTCCCGGTTTTGAAGACGCTTACAAAGTAGCCTCTAAGATGATTAGCGAAATGCATGTTCCACCGGAAAAACTCATTTTAGGCGGCTTTAGCCAAGGCGCCATGATGGCAACGGCATTAGCATTACGGATGAAGGAAAATATCAAAGGTTTAATTCTCCTCTCGGGCACTTTGCTCAGTGAAAATGAATGGACCTCCCTCGCTAAAAATCACAAAGACCTGTCGTTTTTTATGTCGCATGGAAAAAGTGATCCTCTTTTAGATTTTAAAGCAGCGCAAAAGCTTGAAAAAATTTTACAAGATGGTGGTTTAAAGGGACATTTGATAGCCTTTGATGGCGAACACGAAATTCCGGAAAATGTTTTGAGGAAGCTGCAGGAGTTTCTGAATCACTTGTTTACTTCAAAGAGTAACCCACCCCTTGCCCCTCCCTTAATTTAA